Proteins encoded together in one Hymenobacter monticola window:
- a CDS encoding lipocalin-like domain-containing protein, producing the protein MKVLRFALLLVAVSACSILKPTTKNDVFPGRAQLPQEEAPHVNNSLEWWYFTGHLKDVKTGETFGVEYVFFHFNPSGKQDQQMVHFALTDPQTQQFRYDYYLGKLPQPLTATLPIGLQQPKAAQTWTLTGQEGAYQLQARMTNHAGQAINLRTTPAKPVLLHGGTGYEQYGPVAQAGYYSYPRLAATGTIEVAGKTHEVTGELWYDRQWNCGGVNKRNVAWDWLSLQLDEPREELMLYTVHDMKTGQHIGGGSHFGAKGENLHLAETDFKLEPVTYWTSPTSKKKYPATWHISVPSKGYDLTVTPLVPNQELNLRVFKVLNLRYWEGMCRVTGTHNGKPVTGNAYVEITNR; encoded by the coding sequence ATGAAGGTTCTGCGTTTTGCCCTGTTGCTCGTGGCCGTTTCGGCCTGTTCCATCCTCAAGCCCACCACCAAAAACGACGTTTTCCCCGGCCGCGCCCAGCTGCCCCAGGAGGAGGCGCCGCACGTGAATAACTCCTTGGAATGGTGGTATTTCACGGGCCATCTGAAGGACGTGAAAACCGGCGAAACCTTTGGGGTAGAATACGTTTTCTTCCACTTCAACCCCAGCGGCAAGCAAGACCAGCAAATGGTGCACTTCGCCCTGACCGACCCGCAAACCCAGCAGTTCCGCTACGATTACTACCTGGGCAAGCTGCCCCAGCCGCTCACGGCCACGCTGCCCATCGGCCTCCAGCAGCCCAAAGCCGCCCAAACCTGGACGCTGACCGGGCAGGAGGGCGCCTACCAGCTGCAGGCCCGCATGACCAACCACGCCGGCCAAGCCATCAATCTGCGCACCACGCCCGCCAAGCCCGTGCTGCTGCACGGCGGCACCGGCTACGAGCAGTACGGCCCCGTGGCCCAGGCCGGCTACTACAGCTACCCCCGCCTCGCGGCCACCGGCACCATCGAAGTGGCGGGCAAAACGCACGAAGTGACCGGCGAGCTGTGGTACGACCGCCAGTGGAACTGCGGCGGCGTGAACAAGCGCAACGTGGCCTGGGACTGGCTCAGCCTGCAGCTCGACGAGCCCCGCGAGGAGTTGATGCTCTACACCGTGCACGACATGAAAACCGGCCAGCACATCGGCGGCGGCTCGCATTTCGGGGCCAAGGGCGAAAACCTGCACCTCGCCGAAACCGACTTCAAGCTGGAGCCTGTCACATACTGGACCAGCCCCACTTCAAAGAAAAAATACCCCGCCACCTGGCACATCAGCGTGCCCAGCAAAGGCTACGACCTCACCGTGACGCCCCTCGTGCCCAACCAGGAGCTGAACCTGCGCGTCTTCAAAGTGCTGAACCTGCGCTACTGGGAAGGCATGTGCCGCGTAACCGGCACGCACAATGGCAAGCCCGTCACGGGCAACGCCTACGTGGAGATTACGAACCGATGA
- a CDS encoding carboxypeptidase-like regulatory domain-containing protein: MTTSPALRIPQPCPESWAAMTPTAQGRHCAVCATEVVDFTRMSEAEVLAFLAARGGQRVCGLLAAPLTPRPVVRLQGPRRWLWAALALLGWQPLASSCASKPPQAPPPTPTAAVADPAASQKQIVIRGQVLDGEKGPGVAGAFVFINKTQYGATADENGRFELVLAPNWEPVQAGALTLHVTGNPFELKPQDVPVNVRTAAQPIELNIKMESTEGRGHIMGRMVPPTPPVAPPRG, encoded by the coding sequence ATGACTACCAGCCCTGCTCTCCGCATTCCGCAGCCCTGCCCCGAAAGCTGGGCCGCCATGACGCCCACCGCCCAGGGCCGCCACTGCGCCGTGTGCGCCACCGAAGTGGTCGATTTCACCCGCATGAGCGAGGCCGAGGTGCTGGCGTTTCTGGCGGCACGCGGCGGGCAGCGGGTGTGCGGCCTGCTGGCCGCCCCGCTCACGCCCCGGCCCGTCGTGCGGCTGCAAGGGCCCCGGCGCTGGCTGTGGGCGGCGCTGGCCCTACTGGGCTGGCAGCCGCTGGCATCGTCGTGCGCCAGCAAGCCGCCCCAGGCGCCGCCCCCCACACCCACCGCCGCCGTGGCCGACCCGGCTGCCTCGCAGAAGCAAATAGTCATTCGCGGGCAGGTACTGGATGGCGAAAAGGGCCCTGGCGTGGCGGGAGCCTTCGTGTTCATCAACAAAACCCAATACGGCGCTACCGCCGACGAAAATGGCCGCTTCGAGCTGGTGCTGGCCCCCAATTGGGAGCCCGTGCAAGCCGGCGCACTCACCTTGCACGTGACGGGCAACCCCTTTGAGCTCAAGCCGCAGGATGTGCCCGTGAATGTGCGCACGGCCGCGCAGCCCATCGAGCTCAACATCAAGATGGAATCGACTGAAGGCCGGGGCCACATCATGGGCCGCATGGTGCCGCCTACGCCGCCGGTAGCGCCGCCACGGGGCTAA
- a CDS encoding carboxypeptidase-like regulatory domain-containing protein: protein MRLTTFLHIPQPCSESWDAMRPVAQGRHCAACQKTVVDFTHKTDAEILALLAGAAGGRTCGRFAAGQLGRPLQRATPAAPMPARWRTWLAAATAVWGVREGTATETKAQVPAEWRARYWGGPVPSAPPGPAKETTTLKEHQPLPPQQEIMGDTVVVQSAAAAVAARAAEPLVLRGTVTDASTHQGLPYVTILFNNTLIGTVTNADGAFELPVPAQLLSKGSVEFLVNYVGYKKQQHTLPLAEVGVKQQFQLQVDDRMMGEVVITAYYSKMPPAPWHPRRFYNWSKYWLTRPFRRG from the coding sequence ATGCGCCTCACCACGTTCCTTCATATCCCGCAGCCCTGCTCCGAAAGCTGGGATGCCATGAGGCCCGTCGCCCAAGGCCGCCACTGCGCCGCCTGCCAGAAAACGGTGGTCGACTTCACGCACAAAACCGACGCCGAAATTCTGGCCCTGCTGGCCGGTGCCGCGGGCGGCCGCACTTGCGGCCGTTTCGCGGCGGGGCAGCTCGGGCGGCCGTTGCAGCGCGCCACCCCGGCTGCCCCAATGCCGGCGCGCTGGCGCACCTGGCTGGCGGCCGCCACGGCCGTATGGGGCGTGCGCGAAGGCACGGCAACAGAAACCAAAGCCCAGGTGCCCGCGGAATGGCGCGCCCGCTACTGGGGCGGCCCGGTGCCGTCCGCGCCGCCGGGCCCGGCGAAAGAGACGACCACGCTCAAAGAACACCAGCCACTGCCGCCGCAACAGGAAATAATGGGCGATACCGTGGTGGTGCAATCCGCTGCGGCAGCTGTTGCTGCCCGAGCTGCCGAGCCGCTGGTGCTGCGCGGCACCGTGACCGATGCTTCGACTCATCAGGGGCTGCCGTACGTCACGATTCTGTTCAATAATACCCTTATAGGCACGGTTACAAATGCTGATGGGGCTTTCGAATTACCTGTACCCGCACAGCTTCTTAGCAAAGGAAGTGTAGAGTTCTTAGTGAATTACGTTGGCTATAAGAAGCAGCAGCACACCCTGCCGTTGGCCGAGGTAGGTGTGAAACAGCAGTTTCAACTGCAAGTTGATGACCGGATGATGGGTGAGGTAGTAATTACTGCCTATTACAGCAAAATGCCGCCTGCCCCCTGGCACCCGCGCCGCTTCTACAATTGGAGCAAATACTGGCTCACGCGCCCCTTCCGGCGCGGCTAA
- a CDS encoding amino acid permease produces MSSQKSLFRRKTIAAILQNPPADHEGQAGGLARHLTVRDLTALGIAAIIGAGIFSTIGKASLDGGPAVSLLFVFTAVACAFSALCYAQFAATIPVSGSAYTYAYASFGELAAWIIGWALIMEYAVGNIVVAISWSDYFTGLLDGIGLHIPDYLSTGTQSAYQGYHSALNAMIAHQPLTAAQEASYKLWATAPLLFGDFHLVCDLPAFLITVLITALVYVGIKESKNASNLLVLLKLIVVFVVIAVGAFYVQPANWTPFAPNGVSGVLKGVSAVFFAYIGFDAISTTAEECKNPQRDLPKAMMYALVICTVLYVIITLVLTGMVSYKELGVGDPLSFVFAKVGLSRLSGLVAVSAVFAMASVLLVFQLGQPRIWLTMSRDGLLPSVFSRIHPRFHTPSFSTIVTGFFVAVPALVLNMDLVVDLTSIGTLFAFALVCGGILIIDPYGKSEARFKVPYINGQWLVPLILVIGAFLVIRYNAAANHEFWLDASGAHGWLQTDAVSGKVTGGFAHQIPTLVFFLFCIGLSILSFRKKLSLLPTLGLLINLYLMTELGISNWTLFFVWLLIGLAVYFGYGYRNSRLGKSGPQPVAA; encoded by the coding sequence ATGAGTTCCCAGAAGTCCTTGTTTCGCCGCAAAACCATTGCGGCCATTCTCCAAAACCCACCCGCCGACCACGAAGGCCAGGCCGGCGGCCTGGCCCGCCACCTCACCGTGCGCGACCTCACGGCGCTGGGCATTGCGGCCATCATCGGGGCAGGCATCTTCAGTACCATCGGCAAGGCCAGCCTCGACGGGGGCCCGGCGGTGTCGCTGCTGTTCGTGTTCACGGCGGTGGCCTGCGCGTTTTCGGCGCTGTGCTACGCGCAGTTTGCGGCCACCATTCCGGTCAGCGGCTCGGCTTACACTTATGCTTATGCCTCGTTTGGCGAGTTAGCGGCCTGGATTATCGGCTGGGCGCTGATAATGGAGTACGCGGTGGGCAACATCGTGGTGGCCATTTCTTGGTCCGATTACTTCACCGGGCTGCTCGATGGAATTGGGTTACACATCCCCGACTACCTCAGCACCGGCACCCAGAGCGCCTACCAGGGCTATCACTCGGCTCTTAATGCCATGATTGCGCATCAGCCGCTCACGGCGGCGCAGGAGGCCAGCTACAAGCTCTGGGCCACCGCGCCGCTGCTGTTCGGCGACTTTCACCTGGTGTGCGACCTGCCGGCCTTCCTCATCACGGTGCTCATCACCGCGCTGGTGTATGTGGGCATCAAGGAAAGCAAGAACGCCTCCAACCTGCTGGTGCTGCTCAAGCTGATTGTGGTGTTCGTCGTCATTGCGGTGGGCGCCTTCTACGTGCAGCCGGCCAACTGGACGCCCTTCGCCCCCAACGGCGTAAGCGGCGTGCTCAAGGGCGTGTCGGCCGTGTTTTTTGCCTACATCGGCTTCGATGCCATCTCGACTACGGCCGAGGAGTGCAAGAACCCGCAGCGCGACTTGCCCAAAGCTATGATGTATGCCCTCGTCATCTGCACGGTGCTCTACGTCATCATCACGCTGGTGCTCACGGGCATGGTGAGCTACAAGGAACTCGGCGTGGGCGACCCGCTCTCCTTCGTGTTTGCCAAAGTGGGCCTCTCGCGCCTGTCGGGTCTGGTGGCGGTGAGTGCGGTGTTTGCCATGGCCTCGGTGCTGCTGGTGTTTCAGCTGGGGCAGCCGCGCATCTGGCTCACGATGAGCCGCGACGGGCTGCTGCCATCGGTGTTTTCGCGCATCCACCCGCGCTTCCACACGCCTTCGTTCAGCACCATTGTCACGGGCTTTTTTGTGGCCGTGCCGGCGCTGGTGCTGAACATGGATTTGGTGGTGGACCTCACCAGCATCGGCACGCTGTTCGCGTTTGCGCTGGTGTGCGGCGGCATCCTCATCATCGACCCCTATGGCAAATCGGAGGCCCGCTTCAAGGTACCTTACATCAACGGGCAGTGGCTGGTGCCGCTGATTCTGGTCATCGGCGCTTTCCTGGTGATTCGCTACAACGCGGCCGCCAACCACGAGTTCTGGCTCGACGCCAGCGGGGCCCATGGCTGGCTGCAAACCGATGCCGTGAGCGGCAAGGTCACGGGCGGCTTCGCCCACCAGATTCCCACGCTGGTGTTCTTCCTGTTCTGCATCGGGCTGAGCATCTTGTCCTTCCGCAAGAAGCTGTCGTTGCTGCCCACCTTGGGCCTGCTCATCAACCTCTATTTGATGACCGAGCTGGGCATCAGCAACTGGACCTTGTTCTTCGTGTGGCTGCTGATTGGGCTGGCGGTATACTTCGGCTACGGCTACCGCAACTCCCGGCTGGGCAAGTCCGGCCCGCAGCCCGTGGCGGCGTAA
- a CDS encoding sensor histidine kinase produces the protein MLAPSPEPFHYLLEGSRQTSFIYNVSIGELVYVSAAYEQLFPGHRREDASADLPHLLSYLPADDQAYARQCFAELAHGQLHDDLLLRVQPRPDQPPRWLCVRAHRGATPEGQVLLAGTVDDVTVEQEYIRNADKYMAKKNTTLEILSHDLAGPFNMLQQLAEFIGEKTQALNDPQVEKLIRVMQDTCRDSVNLIRDFVDGEFMESASVELKRARVELVLALRQIMETYQQGEHLVAKRFSLRAAQPKVFVEIDHNKFLQVINNLMSNAIKFTREGGHIVVSVEQQAQHVLVAVADDGIGIPAELLPVLFDRFTKARRPGLRGEKTTGLGMHLIQTLVRLHGGTIWVESEENRGTTFYIQLPNSAVQPAE, from the coding sequence ATGCTGGCACCTTCTCCGGAACCGTTTCATTACCTGCTCGAAGGTAGCCGCCAAACGTCTTTTATCTACAACGTGAGCATCGGCGAGCTGGTGTACGTGAGCGCAGCCTACGAGCAACTCTTCCCCGGCCACCGGCGCGAAGACGCCTCCGCCGACCTGCCGCACCTGCTGAGCTACCTGCCCGCCGACGACCAGGCCTACGCCCGCCAGTGCTTTGCCGAGCTGGCCCACGGCCAGCTGCACGACGACCTTTTGCTCCGGGTGCAGCCGCGGCCCGACCAGCCGCCGCGCTGGCTGTGCGTGCGGGCGCACCGCGGGGCCACGCCCGAGGGGCAGGTGCTACTGGCCGGCACCGTCGACGACGTGACGGTGGAGCAGGAATACATCCGCAACGCCGACAAGTACATGGCCAAGAAGAACACCACGCTGGAGATTCTGTCGCACGACCTGGCCGGGCCGTTTAACATGCTCCAGCAGCTGGCCGAGTTCATCGGGGAGAAAACCCAGGCGCTCAACGACCCGCAGGTGGAGAAGCTGATTCGGGTGATGCAGGACACCTGCCGCGACAGCGTGAACCTCATCCGCGACTTCGTGGACGGCGAATTCATGGAGTCGGCCAGCGTGGAGCTCAAGCGCGCGCGCGTGGAGCTGGTGCTGGCCCTGCGCCAGATTATGGAAACCTACCAGCAGGGCGAGCACCTGGTGGCCAAGCGCTTCAGCCTGCGGGCCGCCCAGCCCAAGGTGTTCGTCGAAATCGACCACAACAAGTTCCTGCAGGTCATCAACAACCTGATGTCGAACGCCATCAAGTTCACCCGCGAGGGCGGCCACATCGTGGTGAGCGTGGAGCAGCAGGCCCAGCACGTGCTCGTGGCCGTGGCCGACGACGGCATCGGCATTCCGGCCGAGCTGCTGCCCGTGCTCTTCGACCGCTTCACCAAGGCCCGCCGCCCGGGCCTGCGCGGCGAAAAAACCACCGGCCTCGGCATGCACCTCATCCAAACGCTGGTGCGGCTGCACGGCGGCACCATTTGGGTGGAAAGCGAGGAAAACCGGGGCACCACGTTCTATATCCAACTGCCCAATTCTGCGGTTCAGCCCGCGGAGTAG
- a CDS encoding DMT family transporter has product MLSKDPAATDSSLASRPAGVASGGFQASGNPGAVGATDETASLEASEALAPPAPAATTPMAWVLLIVLACIWGTSFILMKKGLVVFSALELGAIRVSVASLLLLPFALRHVGGVARSRFKWLALSGVVGTLLPAFLFAYAETKLASGLAGVLNALTAVFVLLVGALLFGQKLTGPRVLGIALGLAGTVVMLQLGGSGGDATPAGEGNAWYGLYILAATIGYGVSVNVIKHKLNGLTPVAVTSMLLMLIGGPALAFLLLATDFLHKMATAPGAWTAFGYIALLATMSTAVAMVLFNKLIQQSTALFASSSTYLIPIVALALGALDGEAFNIWHFVGMVVILGGVLIIHRAK; this is encoded by the coding sequence ATGTTATCGAAAGACCCTGCTGCCACTGATTCCTCACTCGCGTCCCGCCCCGCCGGGGTTGCCTCGGGCGGGTTCCAGGCCAGCGGCAACCCCGGGGCCGTGGGCGCCACCGATGAAACGGCTTCCCTCGAAGCCAGCGAGGCCCTGGCTCCTCCTGCGCCGGCCGCTACCACGCCCATGGCCTGGGTGCTGCTCATCGTGCTGGCCTGCATTTGGGGCACTTCGTTCATTCTGATGAAGAAGGGCCTGGTGGTGTTTTCAGCGCTGGAGCTGGGGGCCATTCGCGTGAGCGTGGCGTCGTTGCTGCTGCTGCCGTTTGCGCTGCGGCACGTGGGCGGCGTGGCACGCAGCCGCTTCAAGTGGCTGGCTTTGAGCGGGGTGGTCGGCACGCTGCTGCCGGCCTTCCTGTTTGCCTATGCCGAAACCAAGCTGGCCTCGGGCCTGGCGGGCGTGCTCAATGCCCTCACGGCGGTGTTCGTGCTGCTGGTGGGGGCGCTGCTGTTTGGGCAGAAGCTGACGGGGCCGCGGGTGCTGGGTATAGCGCTGGGGCTGGCGGGCACGGTGGTGATGCTGCAGCTCGGCGGCAGCGGCGGCGATGCTACGCCCGCCGGCGAGGGCAACGCCTGGTACGGCCTCTACATTCTGGCCGCCACCATCGGCTACGGCGTGAGCGTGAACGTGATTAAGCACAAGCTCAATGGCCTGACGCCGGTGGCCGTGACATCCATGCTGCTGATGCTCATCGGCGGGCCGGCACTGGCGTTTCTGCTGCTGGCCACCGATTTCCTCCACAAAATGGCCACCGCGCCGGGCGCCTGGACGGCCTTCGGCTACATTGCGCTGCTGGCCACCATGAGCACGGCGGTGGCCATGGTGCTGTTCAACAAGCTTATCCAGCAGTCAACGGCCCTGTTTGCCTCGTCCAGCACCTACCTCATTCCCATCGTAGCGCTGGCCCTGGGCGCGCTCGATGGCGAAGCGTTTAATATCTGGCACTTCGTGGGCATGGTCGTGATTCTGGGCGGCGTGCTCATCATTCACCGGGCCAAGTAG
- the hemA gene encoding glutamyl-tRNA reductase, translating to MSHPFKAVSLSFKKAPLAIRELLSLDEAACRRFLHTLHNELGLSDLLVLSTCNRTEVYYAAEDDRSREIILALGDLKGRPDVGQFLPYFDLLPTADAAVQHLFEVAMGLDAQVVGDLQISNQVKTAYQWAADADAAGPFLHRLLHTVFFTNKRVQTETSFRDGAASVSYAALELVEELTADVANPNVLVVGLGEIGADVCRHLAASKGFGNITICNRTRAKAEALAEECGMNIVDFENLVPALKEADVIISSINRAEPFFTKELVQHLDVLSFKFFIDLSVPRSIASDVEQVPGVLVYNIDAIQSKASAALQTRLDAVPQVRAIIGESIAGLSEWSKEMMVSPIIQKVKASLEQLRQEELDRFQKKATPAESKLLDEATRSLMQKVLKQHVLQLKAACKRDDAGQLVELLGELFDLEKQPAVV from the coding sequence ATGTCGCATCCGTTCAAGGCCGTTAGCCTATCCTTCAAGAAAGCGCCGCTGGCCATCCGCGAGCTGCTTTCTTTAGACGAGGCCGCCTGTCGCCGCTTTCTACACACGCTGCACAACGAGCTGGGCCTCAGCGACCTCCTTGTACTCAGCACCTGCAACCGTACCGAGGTATACTACGCCGCCGAGGACGACCGCAGCCGCGAAATTATCCTCGCCCTCGGCGACCTCAAAGGCCGCCCCGACGTGGGCCAGTTCCTCCCCTACTTCGACCTGCTGCCCACCGCCGACGCGGCCGTGCAGCACCTCTTCGAAGTGGCCATGGGCCTCGACGCTCAGGTGGTGGGCGACCTGCAAATCAGCAACCAAGTGAAGACGGCCTACCAGTGGGCCGCCGATGCCGACGCCGCTGGCCCTTTCCTGCACCGCCTGCTGCACACGGTATTTTTCACCAACAAGCGCGTGCAAACCGAAACCAGCTTCCGCGATGGCGCCGCCTCCGTGAGCTACGCCGCCCTGGAGCTGGTGGAAGAATTGACCGCCGACGTGGCCAACCCCAACGTGCTGGTGGTGGGCCTGGGCGAAATCGGGGCCGACGTGTGCCGCCACCTTGCTGCCAGCAAAGGTTTTGGCAACATTACCATCTGCAACCGCACCCGCGCCAAAGCCGAAGCGCTGGCCGAAGAGTGCGGCATGAACATCGTGGACTTTGAGAACCTGGTGCCTGCTTTGAAAGAAGCCGACGTTATCATCTCGTCCATTAACCGCGCCGAGCCTTTCTTCACCAAAGAGCTGGTGCAGCACCTCGACGTGCTGAGCTTCAAGTTCTTCATCGACCTGAGCGTACCCCGCAGCATTGCCTCCGACGTGGAGCAGGTACCCGGCGTGCTGGTCTACAACATCGACGCCATTCAGAGCAAGGCTTCCGCTGCGCTGCAAACCCGCCTCGACGCCGTGCCGCAGGTGCGCGCCATCATCGGCGAGAGCATCGCCGGCCTCAGCGAGTGGAGCAAGGAAATGATGGTATCACCCATTATTCAGAAAGTGAAAGCCAGCCTGGAGCAGCTGCGCCAGGAAGAGCTGGACCGTTTCCAAAAGAAAGCCACCCCCGCCGAAAGCAAGTTGCTCGACGAAGCCACCCGCTCGCTGATGCAAAAGGTGCTGAAGCAGCACGTGCTGCAGCTCAAAGCCGCCTGCAAGCGCGACGACGCCGGCCAGCTGGTGGAGCTGCTGGGCGAGCTGTTCGACTTGGAGAAGCAGCCGGCGGTGGTTTAA
- a CDS encoding FdhF/YdeP family oxidoreductase, whose translation MPDTPHSPQNDPSKAGRAHEQGAEANAPKSGERPDQGSAPAPNHYRSDPNRTHVHAHIPAPDVANAKYEHPVLAQPPEALTGLQLEERQKIAAGVTAVLKSMQFSWTEGGMTRGTHALLKMNQKDGFDCSSCAWPDPDEHRSVAEFCENGAKASASDSDHRAAGPEFFAKHSLAELSRMTDRDLNNAGRLTHPLVKRPGDNHYSRIAWPDVFDIIARELNAMKSPEEAIFYTSGKVPNEPAFLFQLFAREFGTNNLPDCSNMCHESSGSGLTPTTGLGKGSVTLNDIHEAEVLIIMGQNPGTNHPRMLSALQIAKQNGAKIISVNPLIEAGLNHFRNPQDFMNPLKALGALVGGGTQITDVYLQVRIDGDMALLRGIMKHLFEAEDLNPGQVLDHAFVKEFTTGFEEFKQNILNTSWEDIEEISGISRAQLLEAANIIARKQKIIVCWAMGITQQRQGVETVKEIVNLLLMKGAIGKPGAGTCPVRGHSNVQGDRTMGIWERMPKSFLDSLQKEFGFTPPTKDGFDVVESIKAMRLGHTKVYFSLGGNLLAAGPDTEVIAEAMRKQKLTVYVGTKLNRGHLVTGETSLLLPTFAHADIDMQKAGHQMTSCENSMGVVSQNKGVLVPVEGDQLSEVAIICGMAIATLGSKTKTDWVAMTENYDVIRDHIARVIPGFEDYNMKLRKPGGFYLPNGPRERKFTTDNGKANFSKTTLEKYPLEPDQLVLMTVRSHDQFNTTIYEYNDRYRGIHGERRVLFMNPADMAARGLKAKDLIDITSHYKGEQRRVEKFVAVPYDIPKGNVSAYFPEANPLVPIGSVAKVSNTPTSKYVVVTVVPTAANNDLRIKEREKIMEQA comes from the coding sequence ATGCCTGATACCCCGCACTCCCCGCAAAACGACCCCAGCAAGGCCGGCCGCGCCCACGAGCAGGGCGCCGAAGCCAACGCCCCCAAAAGCGGCGAGCGGCCCGACCAGGGCAGCGCCCCCGCGCCCAACCATTACCGCTCCGACCCCAACCGTACGCACGTGCACGCCCATATTCCCGCCCCCGACGTGGCCAACGCCAAGTATGAACACCCTGTGCTGGCCCAGCCGCCCGAAGCCCTCACCGGCCTGCAGCTGGAGGAGCGCCAAAAAATTGCGGCCGGCGTCACGGCCGTGCTCAAGTCGATGCAGTTTAGCTGGACCGAAGGCGGCATGACCCGTGGCACCCATGCCCTGCTGAAAATGAATCAGAAGGACGGCTTCGACTGCTCCAGCTGCGCCTGGCCCGACCCGGATGAGCACCGCTCGGTGGCCGAGTTCTGCGAGAACGGCGCCAAGGCCAGCGCTTCCGACTCCGACCACCGCGCCGCCGGCCCCGAGTTCTTTGCCAAGCACAGCTTGGCTGAACTGTCGCGCATGACCGACCGCGACCTCAACAACGCCGGCCGCCTCACGCACCCGCTGGTGAAGCGCCCCGGCGACAACCACTACTCGCGCATTGCTTGGCCCGATGTGTTCGACATCATTGCCCGGGAGCTAAACGCCATGAAGTCGCCGGAGGAGGCCATTTTCTACACCTCGGGCAAGGTGCCGAACGAGCCGGCCTTCCTGTTCCAACTGTTTGCCCGCGAGTTTGGCACCAACAACCTGCCCGACTGCTCCAACATGTGCCACGAGAGCAGCGGCTCGGGCCTCACGCCCACCACCGGACTGGGCAAGGGCTCGGTCACACTCAACGACATTCACGAGGCCGAGGTGCTCATCATCATGGGCCAGAACCCGGGTACCAACCACCCGCGCATGCTCTCGGCCCTGCAAATCGCGAAGCAGAACGGCGCCAAAATCATCAGCGTGAACCCCCTGATTGAAGCCGGCCTCAACCACTTCCGCAACCCGCAGGATTTCATGAACCCGCTCAAAGCGCTGGGCGCGCTGGTGGGGGGCGGCACGCAAATAACCGACGTGTACCTGCAGGTGCGCATCGACGGCGACATGGCCCTGCTACGCGGCATCATGAAGCACCTGTTCGAGGCCGAAGACCTGAACCCCGGCCAGGTGCTCGACCACGCGTTTGTCAAAGAATTCACGACTGGTTTTGAAGAATTCAAGCAGAACATTCTCAATACCAGCTGGGAGGACATTGAGGAAATCAGCGGCATTTCGCGGGCGCAGCTGCTGGAGGCGGCCAACATTATTGCCCGCAAGCAGAAAATCATCGTGTGCTGGGCCATGGGCATCACGCAGCAGCGCCAGGGCGTCGAAACGGTGAAGGAAATTGTGAACCTGCTGCTGATGAAGGGCGCCATCGGTAAGCCCGGCGCGGGCACCTGCCCGGTGCGCGGCCACTCCAACGTGCAGGGCGACCGCACCATGGGCATCTGGGAGCGCATGCCCAAATCGTTTCTCGACTCTTTGCAGAAGGAATTCGGCTTCACGCCGCCCACCAAAGACGGATTCGACGTGGTGGAGTCCATCAAGGCCATGCGGCTGGGACACACCAAGGTGTATTTCAGCCTGGGCGGCAACCTGTTGGCCGCCGGCCCCGATACCGAAGTGATAGCTGAAGCCATGCGCAAGCAGAAGCTGACCGTGTATGTGGGCACCAAGCTCAACCGCGGCCACTTGGTAACGGGCGAAACCAGCCTGCTGCTGCCCACCTTCGCCCACGCCGACATCGACATGCAAAAGGCTGGACACCAAATGACCAGCTGCGAAAACTCGATGGGCGTGGTGAGCCAGAACAAGGGCGTGCTGGTGCCCGTGGAGGGCGACCAGCTCAGCGAAGTGGCCATCATCTGCGGCATGGCCATTGCCACGCTCGGCAGCAAAACCAAGACCGATTGGGTGGCCATGACGGAGAACTACGACGTTATCCGCGACCACATTGCCCGCGTCATCCCCGGCTTTGAGGACTACAACATGAAGCTGCGCAAGCCGGGAGGATTCTACCTGCCCAACGGCCCCCGTGAGCGCAAATTCACCACCGACAACGGCAAGGCCAATTTCAGCAAAACCACGCTGGAGAAGTACCCCCTCGAACCCGACCAGTTGGTGCTGATGACCGTGCGCTCGCACGACCAGTTCAACACCACCATTTACGAGTACAACGACCGGTACCGCGGCATCCACGGCGAGCGCCGCGTGCTGTTCATGAACCCGGCCGACATGGCCGCCCGCGGCCTCAAGGCCAAGGACCTTATCGACATCACCAGCCACTACAAAGGCGAGCAGCGCCGCGTGGAGAAGTTCGTGGCCGTGCCCTACGACATCCCGAAAGGCAACGTATCGGCTTACTTCCCCGAGGCCAATCCGCTGGTGCCCATTGGCAGCGTGGCCAAAGTGAGCAACACCCCCACCTCAAAATACGTGGTAGTAACGGTGGTACCCACCGCCGCCAACAACGACCTGCGCATCAAGGAGCGGGAGAAGATTATGGAACAGGCATAA
- a CDS encoding DUF7009 family protein translates to MKLRIEDDTLRLRLSEGELAEFAQQGRVEGAVHFGLGPEQRLTYALERGSERPQTMLNEEPVQIHYEPGALTVLVPFELAKTWLETDQNGFSHNLPLADNQHLRILVEKDLDCKH, encoded by the coding sequence ATGAAACTCCGCATCGAAGACGACACCCTGCGCCTGCGCCTCTCCGAGGGCGAGCTAGCCGAATTTGCCCAGCAAGGCCGCGTGGAAGGTGCCGTGCACTTCGGCCTCGGCCCCGAGCAACGCCTGACCTACGCCCTGGAGCGCGGCTCCGAGCGCCCCCAAACCATGCTCAACGAGGAGCCGGTGCAAATTCACTACGAGCCCGGCGCGCTCACCGTGCTGGTGCCCTTCGAGCTGGCCAAAACCTGGCTCGAAACCGACCAGAACGGCTTTTCGCACAACTTGCCGTTGGCCGACAATCAGCACCTGCGCATTCTGGTAGAGAAGGATTTAGACTGCAAGCACTAA